One Primulina eburnea isolate SZY01 chromosome 4, ASM2296580v1, whole genome shotgun sequence genomic window, ATCAGAAACACGCCCAACAGCAGCAGGAACTGCAGCCACTACAGTTCTAACAGGAATTGCCCGCACTTGGGGCTCCCTGCTACTTGAATTTGAATCAAATCCTGCAGGCTCTTGCGGACCAGAATTTACGCTATTAGAAGACACTGGAGCACCTTGCCCATGAGGCTGTGACCCAGTTGTATCTCTTCGAGGAAATACTGAACctgatttaaaaaatttatgtaaaaatataaatatgtgaCGCGATTGAAATTAAGCATTTCCAGAGGTTGTCAAGAAAAACTCCGTGACTGGTTTTCTATAGCACCTGTTCGTATTCTGATGTCGATATTTCTAGGCAGAAATCCAGAACCACCAGAGCTTGCAGCTAATCCAGAGCCCTGTTGAGCAGCACCAACCGGAATTGAACCAAAACTTACTCCTGGTTGGAAGGGCAGCGGCTGTAGTAGGTAAATAAAGCATAGGGTGAGCAAATCTTTTAACACAAGAATGGGAGGAACACTTGTTCAAACAAATACCACCTGAACCATGATAGGATTGGGCCCAGTTGAGGATACAAAAACAGAGGGCCCAGAATTGACCATTGCATCAGCCTGAGGATGGGATGAATAATCATCGTTAGTGGAGGGCGATGCTTAAATTAACAACTTTTCATGAAGCTACCAAAATGGATATGCACTATAATACTACAAAACGTAAATGTTCAATCAAACCAGGTAGTAGATCAACATACCGGTGTTTGACCCATCCTCAGAGTCATTATGGCCCTGCCAAGCTCAAGCAATAAAGACCCCAAATTTTGGAAAAGAGCTCCCGATCTTATAGCATTAGATTGAATTCTTGACCGCTCTAATGAATCAGTAACAACTGCTTGACACTGCAGTTGTCCAGCAAGTTGCTGCAGTTGAAGACAGAGTTATAGAAGCACCAATCTCTAACCACAAGATGAGTATTATGTTTGTCATATTTGACGATCACTGGAGACAGAGAAACAACCCTTCTTTGATTTATATCTATAAATTCACAGTTACCAGATTTGACATACCGATAAGCATTCAGTGGCTTGGCCAACAAGCAGTTGTCTGGTAGATGTCATCACCTCTGCCAAGGATTCTGGTGTAAGGAGGCCTCTGGCCTCGTTAGAATGTAGAGTAGTGTCTAATTCCTGTTCATCACACTCAGAAAAACCAGTATTTCCACCAGCTGAAAAGTCAAAAACTCAAAACACTCAGAGACGAGAAAAGTTGATGGAACAAAATGGAAGAATTACAAGTTTTAATCAAGGATAGTTCCAGACCATTGGCAGTAAATTCTTGCCGCAAATGACTCAAGTACTGTAACAAAGTAGTCAATGAATCTGGTATTATCTGCAATTAAAGTATGAGCTAGAAATATTGTCATTTTATTCAAAGATTAATACAGCGAAAGGAAGGGATTACACATTCATTTATGGAAAACATAACCCAATATTTCTTTGTTTGTTTAAAGTATCAATATTTAGACTGTGCACAAGAAGAAGAATTAAATCCAAGAGCTACCGGTGGCTGCATAGCTTCCACTGGTACAGATGCAGCACCTAGTTGGTCGGACTGCATTCTGCTAGAATTTCTAAGGCCACCATGACTGGGCAGAACAGAAAACCGCTCTGGAGGAAGTAGCTGCCCAAGagaaacatgaaaaatataagtCGAGTGTTATCTCAAAAAAACTCTCAATTAGAGATGGCATTGAATCAAAACTAGCATAGCTCTCTCTTATAGGAGAAAATAGTGCTAATAGTCAAGCATTCACACTTACATTAAGATCAATTCCTTCGCCACCATTTCCAGACCTTGGGATTCCAAATGAACTCAAAACAGCTGAAACGATCTAGAAAGCAGACCACCGGAAACATATATGTCTATTAGAGAATTATAGTTCTTATAATCTAGTGAATATTCATATATTTACCCGATTGAGATCAGGAAATGCTCCATCTCCCTGCTCTGATAAGTTGAAGGTTCCAACAACCATACCAGAACCTGCTTGGTTGCCAGGATTAAGCCCGATTCCTATCGTTGGATCAGTTGCTGAAAAGAGAGAGGGGCTTGATAGTTAGGTGACTAGATAATAGCCTTCAGATATAGCGCACACAGAATGAAAAACTGGACGTAAGGAAAGGAAGTAAGAAGACCTATAGCAGTAATGAAATATTGGATCATCAATGTGGCACACAAAATTCATCTTGATATTGAGACACACTTAGCAAGTTATCAGGTTGGAACTCACAATGAGCTCAATGTAGATGCTGTTTGATCATTGGTTTCTGGTGTATGAAGCAGCTTAATTCGACATGACtattgatttgattagaataagCTTAAAGCTAGATGGTTCTTACAGATTTATCAAGGAATAAAAAGGTCTCATTATTTTAGCCATATTTAGTAATCAAGGTTATATTATCTTTCTGCTTTGTTAGATCATGCCCCCGTGAACCCAAGATCAATTCGTAATGCGCACAagtatgtttgaacaaaattaCTCTAATTCAAAAACTGAAAAGCAATTTCAAACAAATCCAACTGATTATCTTAATAACAATATTctcaaatcaatt contains:
- the LOC140831014 gene encoding ubiquitin-like domain-containing protein CIP73 isoform X1 codes for the protein MGSKSGERIDISHNDVAGSETTVEIKIKTLDSQTFTLRVDKCVPVPELKEQIASLTGVLSEQQRLICRGKVLKDDQLLSAYHVEDGHTLHLVVRQPIAPSLESSFDHPATDPTIGIGLNPGNQAGSGMVVGTFNLSEQGDGAFPDLNRIVSAVLSSFGIPRSGNGGEGIDLNLLPPERFSVLPSHGGLRNSSRMQSDQLGAASVPVEAMQPPIIPDSLTTLLQYLSHLRQEFTANAGGNTGFSECDEQELDTTLHSNEARGLLTPESLAEVMTSTRQLLVGQATECLSQLAGQLQCQAVVTDSLERSRIQSNAIRSGALFQNLGSLLLELGRAIMTLRMGQTPADAMVNSGPSVFVSSTGPNPIMVQPLPFQPGVSFGSIPVGAAQQGSGLAASSGGSGFLPRNIDIRIRTGSVFPRRDTTGSQPHGQGAPVSSNSVNSGPQEPAGFDSNSSSREPQVRAIPVRTVVAAVPAAVGRVSDSSRGSIGILYPVLARVQQVTAGNQNGEIVSQALDQHHGPVGNTQQPLSVSAPQQRNDGVTGGNGISNSAAEVITGQEFSAQIQGGLEHLLRTMFPGENVNPLSSGLIPNPSELRQDVGPAPAPAPAPAPAVSEEGIRLSNILHQLMPMITENVGTSSVQTQADANRDEQASSSHERACPPESPQRSKRQKRE
- the LOC140831014 gene encoding ubiquitin-like domain-containing protein CIP73 isoform X2 — translated: MGSKSGERIDISHNDVAGSETTVEIKIKTLDSQTFTLRVDKCVPVPELKEQIASLTGVLSEQQRLICRGKVLKDDQLLSAYHVEDGHTLHLVVRQPIAPSLESSFDHPATDPTIGIGLNPGNQAGSGMVVGTFNLSEQGDGAFPDLNRIVSAVLSSFGIPRSGNGGEGIDLNLLPPERFSVLPSHGGLRNSSRMQSDQLGAASVPVEAMQPPIIPDSLTTLLQYLSHLRQEFTANAGGNTGFSECDEQELDTTLHSNEARGLLTPESLAEVMTSTRQLLVGQATECLSQLAGQLQCQAVVTDSLERSRIQSNAIRSGALFQNLGSLLLELGRAIMTLRMGQTPADAMVNSGPSVFVSSTGPNPIMVQPLPFQPGVSFGSIPVGAAQQGSGLAASSGGSGFLPRNIDIRIRTGSVFPRRDTTGSQPHGQGAPVSSNSVNSGPQEPAGFDSNSSSREPQVRAIPVRTVVAAVPAAVGRVSDSSRGSIGILYPVLARVQQVTAGNQNGEIVSQALDQHHGPVGNTQQPLSVSAPQQRNDGVTGGISNSAAEVITGQEFSAQIQGGLEHLLRTMFPGENVNPLSSGLIPNPSELRQDVGPAPAPAPAPAPAVSEEGIRLSNILHQLMPMITENVGTSSVQTQADANRDEQASSSHERACPPESPQRSKRQKRE